A single Pan troglodytes isolate AG18354 chromosome 19, NHGRI_mPanTro3-v2.0_pri, whole genome shotgun sequence DNA region contains:
- the TNK1 gene encoding non-receptor tyrosine-protein kinase TNK1 isoform X5, whose product MALAWAGLILGGFGPEHKEPTLPSDSPRHLPEPEGGLKCLIPEGAVCRGELLGSGCFGVVHRGLWTLPSGKSVPVAVKSLRVGPEGPMGTELGDFLREVSVMMNLEHPHVLRLHGLVLGQPLQMVSRSSRWFPGQPCGRSVGGQGPMGPAHAARCSLLQVMELAPLGSLHARLTAPAPTPPLLVALLCLFLRQLAGAMAYLGARGLVHRDLATRNLLLASPRTIKVADFGLVRPLGGARGRYVMGGPRPIPYAWCAPESLRHGAFSSASDVWMFGVTLWEMFSGGEEPWAGVPPYLILQRLEERARLPRPPLCSRALYSLALRCWAPHPADRPSFSHLEGLLQEAGPSEGCCVRDVTEPGALRMETGDPITVIEGSPDSTIWKGQNGRTFKVGSFPASAVMLADAGGLPATRPVHRGTPARGDQHPGSIDGDRKKANLWDAPPARGQRRNMPLERMKGISRSLESVLSLGPRPTGGGSSPPEIRQARAVPQGPPGLPPRPPLSSSSPQPSQPSRERLPWPKRKPPHNHPMGTPGARKAAALSGGLLPDPELQRKIMEVELSVHGVTHQECQTALGATGGDVVSAIRNLKVKPAPSLGVPPLLPLPPGSQLQPTLLLPQVDQLFHLSSRSRADCRRILEHYQWDLSAASRYVLARP is encoded by the exons ATGGCATTGGCATGGGCCGGCCTG ATCCTTGGAGGTTTTGGCCCTGAGCACAAGGAGCCCACCCTGCCCTCGGACAGCCCACGGCACCTCCCTGAGCCAGAGGGGGGCCTCAAGTGTCTGATCCCAGAGGGTGCTGTTTGCAGAGGGGAGCTGCTGGGTTCGGGCTGCTTCGGTGTGGTGCACCGAGGGCTGTGGACGCTGCCCAGTGGCAAGAGT GTCCCAGTGGCTGTCAAGTCCCTCCGGGTAGGTCCCGAAGGCCCGATGGGCACAGAACTGGGGGACTTCCTGCGAGAGGTATCGGTCATGATGAACTTGGAGCACCCACACGTGCTGCGTCTGCACGGCCTTGTACTGGGCCAGCCTCTGCAGATGGTGAGCAGATCCAGCCGCTGGTTCCCGGGACAGCCGTGCGGCAGGAGCGTGGGCGGCCAGGGTCCAATGGGTCCGGCTCACGCGGCGCGGTGTTCCCTCCTGCAGGTGATGGAGCTGGCGCCACTGGGCTCCCTGCACGCGCGCCTAACGGCCCCGGCCCCGACACCCCCGCTGCTCGTGGCCCTGCTCTGCCTCTTCCTGCGGCAGCTGGCGGGAGCCATGGCGTACCTGGGGGCCCGCGGGCTGGTGCACCGAGACCTCGCTACGCGCAACCTACTGCTGGCGTCGCCGCGCACCATCAAGGTGGCCGACTTCGGGCTGGTGCGGCCTCTGGGCGGTGCCCGGGGCCGCTACGTCATGGGCGGGCCCCGCCCCATCCCCTACGCCTG GTGTGCCCCAGAGAGCCTGCGCCACGGAGCCTTCTCGTCTGCCTCGGACGTGTGGATGTTTGGGGTGACGCTGTGGGAGATGTTCTCCGGAGGCGAGGAACCCTGGGCCGGGGTCCCACCGTACCTCATCCTGCAGCGGCTGGAGGAGAGAGCCCGGCTGCCTAGGCCTCCCCTCTGCTCCAGGGCCCTCTACTCCCTCGCCTTGCGCTGCTGGGCCCCCCACCCTGCCGACCGGCCTAGCTTTTCCCAcctggaggggctgctgcaagAG GCCGGGCCTTCGGAAGGATGTTGTGTGAGGGATGTCACAGAGCCAGGCGCCCTGAGGATGGAGACTGGTGACCCCATCACAGTCATCGAGGGCAG CCCCGACTCCACAATCTGGAAGGGCCAGAATGGTCGCACCTTCAAAGTGGGCAGCTTCCCAGCCTCGGCAGTGATGCTGGCAGATGCGGGGGGCTTGCCAGCCACCCGTCCAGTCCACAGAGGCACCCCTGCCCGGGGAGATCAACACCCAGGAAGCATAGATGG agacagaaagaaggcaAATCTTTGGGATGCGCCCCCAGCACGGGGCCAGAGGAGGAACATGCCCCTGGAGAGGATGAAAG GCATTTCCAGGAGTCTGGAGTCAGTTCTGTCCCTCGGTCCTCGTCCCACAGGGGGTGGTTCAAGCCCCCCTGAAATTCGACAAGCCAGAGCTGTGCCCCAGGGACCTCCAGGCCTGCCTCCACGCCCACCTTTATCCTCTAGCTCTCCTCAGCCCAGCCAGCCCTCTAGGGAGAGGCTTCCCTGGCCCAAAAGAAAACCCCCACACAATCACCCCATGGGAACGCCTGGAGCCCGTAAAGCCGCTGCCCTCTCTGGAGGCCTCTTGCCCGATCCTGAGTTGCAGAGGAAGATTATGGAG GTGGAGCTGAGTGTGCATGGGGTCACCCACCAGGAGTGCCAGACAGCACTAGGAGCCACTGGGGGAGATGTGGTTTCTGCCATCCGGAACCTCAAGGTAAAGCCAGCCCCTTCTCTTGGGGTCCCTCCTCTCCTGCCCCTGCCGCCTGGCAGTCAGCTGCAACCCACCCTCCTGCTTCCACAGGTAGATCAGCTCTTCCACCTGAGTAGCCGGTCCAGAGCTGACTGCCGGCGCATCCTGGAGCATTACCAGTGGGACCTCTCAGCTGCCAGCCGCTATGTCCTAGCCAGGCCCTGA